A genomic region of Haloarcula rubripromontorii contains the following coding sequences:
- a CDS encoding metal ABC transporter substrate-binding protein, with amino-acid sequence METNQPCDDRPYSVTRRQALGAGAGALATGFAGCLTGGGREAASTDSGGTDGADGPVAVASFFSFYDFARNIARGTPITVKNLIPTGLHGHGWEPDAGITRDIIDADAFIHVGPDFQPWADRAIQTLKDDNVDTELINVREGIELESLAASLDRDEEGVGQDRASDPHFWLDPQRAKQSVDNITEGLVALAPDAEDTLRDNAETYNSEVLDRIDADYADIFDRADRNVVQLAAHNAFQYIGTRYGVEMRPLVVNLAASGDVKPSDITEAKAVIEDNDIRYIGAGVFETRKPAKQLLAETPVEAYYPVTPYAGVREEWVENGWGYEEIAYQINMPTFEVVLGNTAPEDAGPDGWSEKWRNFE; translated from the coding sequence ATGGAAACTAACCAACCCTGCGACGACCGGCCGTATAGCGTCACCCGCAGGCAGGCACTCGGTGCCGGAGCGGGAGCCCTCGCGACCGGCTTTGCCGGCTGTCTGACCGGCGGCGGGAGGGAAGCGGCATCGACTGATAGCGGCGGGACGGACGGTGCGGACGGGCCCGTTGCGGTCGCGTCGTTCTTTAGCTTCTACGACTTCGCCCGCAATATCGCACGCGGGACGCCGATAACGGTCAAGAACCTCATCCCGACCGGACTGCACGGCCACGGCTGGGAACCGGACGCCGGGATCACGCGAGATATCATCGACGCGGACGCGTTCATCCACGTCGGCCCGGACTTCCAGCCCTGGGCCGACCGCGCGATTCAAACGCTCAAAGACGACAACGTCGATACCGAACTCATCAACGTCCGCGAGGGTATCGAACTCGAATCACTCGCAGCGAGCCTCGACCGCGACGAAGAGGGCGTCGGACAGGACAGAGCCAGCGACCCGCATTTCTGGCTTGACCCCCAGCGCGCGAAACAGTCGGTCGACAACATCACGGAGGGGCTGGTCGCGCTCGCCCCGGACGCCGAAGACACGCTCCGAGACAACGCCGAGACGTACAACTCTGAGGTCCTCGACCGCATCGACGCGGACTACGCCGATATTTTCGACCGGGCCGACAGAAACGTGGTCCAGCTCGCGGCGCACAACGCATTCCAGTACATCGGGACGCGCTACGGCGTCGAGATGCGCCCGCTTGTGGTAAACCTCGCTGCCAGCGGTGACGTAAAGCCCTCTGACATCACTGAGGCGAAAGCGGTCATCGAGGACAACGATATCCGGTACATCGGGGCCGGTGTCTTCGAGACGCGCAAACCAGCGAAGCAGCTACTCGCCGAAACACCGGTCGAAGCCTACTACCCGGTGACGCCATATGCTGGCGTCCGTGAGGAGTGGGTCGAAAACGGCTGGGGATACGAGGAAATCGCCTACCAGATAAATATGCCGACGTTCGAGGTCGTTCTGGGCAACACGGCACCTGAAGACGCGGGTCCCGACGGCTGGAGCGAGAAGTGGCGGAACTTCGAGTAA